The Actinomadura sp. WMMB 499 genome includes a window with the following:
- a CDS encoding LLM class F420-dependent oxidoreductase gives MRIGVSLGERSGPDALARLGDDVRRAADDGFASAWMSNIFGMDALTALAVAGNGVPGIELGTAVVPSYPRHPAALAQQARTAALALDGRLTLGIGLSHKVVIEDMYGFDFGRPLRHMDEYLSVLLPLLTGETAAFDGDTVRGHISLGVPNEGRVPLLLAALGPRMLKLAAERTDGTVLWMTGPATVREHIAPTITGAAEAAGRAAPRIVCVLPVCVTGDPERARERAAKAFEVYGTLPSYRAMMDREGAKGPEDLAIIGTEDEVGARLAELDAAGVTDFVAGEYMSGEERERTREFLRSVTAR, from the coding sequence ATGCGCATCGGGGTTTCGCTCGGTGAACGGAGCGGGCCGGACGCGCTCGCCAGGCTCGGCGACGACGTGCGGAGGGCGGCGGACGACGGGTTCGCGTCGGCGTGGATGTCGAACATCTTCGGGATGGACGCGCTGACGGCGCTCGCCGTCGCGGGGAACGGCGTCCCCGGGATCGAGCTGGGGACGGCGGTGGTCCCGTCGTATCCGCGGCATCCGGCGGCCCTGGCGCAGCAGGCGCGGACGGCGGCACTCGCGCTGGACGGACGGCTGACGCTCGGCATCGGCCTGTCGCACAAGGTCGTCATCGAGGACATGTACGGGTTCGACTTCGGCCGCCCGCTGCGGCACATGGACGAGTACCTGTCGGTGCTCCTGCCGCTGCTGACCGGTGAGACGGCCGCGTTCGACGGCGACACCGTGCGCGGGCACATCTCGCTCGGCGTGCCCAACGAGGGCCGGGTTCCGCTGCTGCTCGCGGCGCTGGGGCCCAGGATGCTGAAGCTGGCGGCGGAGCGCACGGACGGGACGGTCCTGTGGATGACGGGCCCGGCGACCGTGCGGGAGCACATTGCACCGACGATCACGGGGGCGGCCGAGGCGGCGGGGCGGGCCGCCCCGCGGATCGTGTGCGTGCTGCCCGTCTGCGTCACTGGCGACCCGGAGCGCGCGCGGGAGCGAGCGGCGAAGGCGTTCGAGGTGTACGGGACGCTGCCGTCCTACCGGGCGATGATGGACCGCGAGGGGGCGAAGGGCCCGGAGGATCTCGCGATCATCGGAACCGAGGACGAGGTCGGCGCGCGGCTGGCGGAACTGGACGCGGCGGGCGTGACCGACTTCGTGGCCGGCGAGTACATGTCGGGCGAGGAGCGCGAGCGGACGCGCGAGTTCCTGCGGTCGGTCACGGCGCGATGA
- a CDS encoding iron ABC transporter permease — MRPVPLAAAAGVLVAVLLAGLFAGAADLPSRGVPAALADRLPFVRLDSGLSVIEENVLFELRLPRVLLAALVGGMLAMAGAGYQGVFRNPLADPYLLGAASGAGVGATLVIVLLHGDLGYGVPLAAFAGALLGVFLAYVLGRTAGMAGGAATLVLSGVAVSSFLAAVQTFLQQLGSEELQRIYAWLLGGVGGADWSQLALVGPYALASTIVLLAHGRLLDVLSVGDEEAASLGLSARRVRLTVLVAASLATACAVAVSGLIGFVGIVVPHVVRRLAGGSYRVVLPLSLLGGAAFLALADLVARTVIAPGELPLGVVTAFVGGPFFVAVLRASRRQVET; from the coding sequence CTGCGGCCCGTCCCGCTCGCGGCGGCCGCCGGTGTCCTGGTCGCCGTCCTGCTGGCGGGCCTGTTCGCGGGCGCCGCGGACCTGCCGTCGCGCGGCGTGCCTGCGGCGCTCGCCGACCGGCTGCCGTTCGTCCGCCTCGACTCCGGCCTGTCGGTGATCGAGGAGAACGTGCTGTTCGAGCTGCGCCTCCCCCGCGTGCTGCTGGCGGCGCTGGTCGGCGGCATGCTCGCCATGGCCGGCGCCGGGTACCAGGGCGTGTTCCGCAACCCGCTCGCCGACCCGTACCTGCTGGGCGCCGCCTCGGGGGCGGGCGTCGGGGCCACGCTGGTGATCGTCCTGCTGCACGGCGACCTGGGGTACGGGGTGCCGCTGGCCGCCTTCGCCGGGGCGCTGCTCGGGGTCTTCCTGGCCTACGTCCTGGGCCGGACGGCGGGCATGGCGGGCGGCGCGGCGACGCTCGTCCTGTCCGGGGTGGCGGTGTCGTCGTTCCTCGCCGCCGTGCAGACGTTCCTGCAGCAGCTCGGGTCGGAGGAACTGCAGCGGATCTACGCGTGGCTCCTCGGCGGGGTCGGCGGCGCCGACTGGTCGCAGCTCGCGCTCGTCGGCCCGTACGCGCTGGCCTCGACGATCGTGCTGCTCGCGCACGGGCGCCTGCTGGACGTGCTGAGCGTGGGCGACGAGGAGGCCGCGTCGCTCGGGCTGTCGGCGCGGCGGGTCCGGCTCACGGTGCTGGTGGCGGCGTCGCTGGCGACGGCGTGCGCGGTCGCCGTCAGCGGGCTGATCGGTTTCGTCGGGATCGTGGTGCCGCACGTCGTCCGGCGGCTGGCGGGCGGCTCGTACCGGGTGGTGCTGCCGCTGTCGCTGCTCGGCGGCGCCGCGTTCCTGGCGCTCGCGGACCTGGTCGCGCGGACCGTCATCGCCCCCGGCGAGCTGCCGCTCGGCGTGGTGACGGCGTTCGTCGGCGGGCCGTTCTTCGTCGCGGTGCTGCGCGCGAGCCGCAGGCAGGTGGAGACGTGA
- a CDS encoding ABC transporter substrate-binding protein, which yields MRPVRALGAALVFGVVTLASACGGGDGATEADGAGAVTVQAANGAVTIPEKPGKIVSLSPTHTETLFAIGAGPQVVAVDEYSTHPENAPRTKLSGFKPNAEAVIGYEPDLVVLSDDMNGIVKSLEKVGVPVLLEPAATNLDEAYDEIADLGRATGHEAEATELVRTMRADIEQTVETAGKAEDLTYFHELDDQLHTVTSTTFIGQVYGLFGLRNIADEAEDASGGYPQLSREYLLERNPDLVFLADTKCCGQDAGTVAGRAGWGDLKAVRDGGVVELDDDIASRWGPRLPEFVKAIGDAVQKGR from the coding sequence GTGAGACCCGTACGCGCGCTCGGCGCGGCCCTCGTCTTCGGCGTCGTGACGCTCGCCTCGGCCTGCGGCGGCGGGGACGGCGCGACGGAGGCGGACGGCGCCGGCGCGGTCACCGTGCAGGCCGCCAACGGCGCCGTGACGATCCCGGAGAAGCCCGGGAAGATCGTGTCGCTGTCCCCCACCCACACCGAGACGCTGTTCGCGATCGGCGCGGGCCCCCAGGTGGTCGCGGTCGACGAGTACTCCACCCACCCCGAGAACGCGCCGCGCACGAAGCTGTCGGGCTTCAAGCCGAACGCCGAGGCGGTCATCGGCTACGAGCCCGATCTGGTCGTGCTGTCCGACGACATGAACGGCATCGTGAAGTCGCTGGAGAAGGTCGGGGTGCCGGTGCTGCTGGAACCCGCCGCGACGAACCTCGACGAGGCCTACGACGAGATCGCCGACCTCGGGAGGGCGACCGGGCACGAGGCCGAGGCGACCGAGCTGGTCCGGACGATGCGGGCGGACATCGAGCAGACCGTCGAGACGGCCGGGAAGGCCGAGGATCTGACTTACTTCCACGAACTCGACGACCAGCTCCACACCGTGACGTCCACGACGTTCATCGGCCAGGTGTACGGGCTGTTCGGCCTGCGGAACATCGCGGACGAGGCGGAGGACGCGAGCGGCGGCTACCCGCAGTTGTCCCGCGAGTACCTGCTCGAGCGGAACCCGGATCTCGTCTTCCTGGCCGACACCAAGTGCTGCGGCCAGGACGCCGGGACGGTCGCCGGACGCGCCGGATGGGGCGATCTGAAGGCCGTCCGGGACGGCGGCGTGGTGGAACTCGACGACGACATCGCGTCCCGCTGGGGCCCCCGCCTGCCGGAGTTCGTGAAGGCGATCGGCGACGCCGTCCAGAAGGGCCGGTGA
- a CDS encoding S9 family peptidase, whose product MPTSEPLTLYTADRVRIDAGHLRGPDGLCFVLAHGFTCSWRQPALRRIAGVLNRFGGVVGLDFRGHGGSGGHSTVGDREVLDIEAAVGAARRRGYERVAVAGFSMGGAVAVRHAALHGGVDAVVSVSAPARWYYSGTVPMRRVHWAIERRSGRFAVRVARGTRIAPRGWDPVPKAPHEVAGRIAPVPFLVVHGDADAFFPLEHAHQLYGAARDPRELWVEPSFGHAEAAANPDLITRIGRWTVGAVAARPETAR is encoded by the coding sequence GTGCCGACATCCGAACCGCTCACGCTCTACACCGCCGACCGGGTCCGCATCGACGCCGGACACCTCCGGGGGCCGGACGGCCTCTGCTTCGTCCTCGCGCACGGGTTCACGTGCTCGTGGCGGCAACCGGCCCTGCGGCGGATCGCGGGAGTCCTGAACCGGTTCGGCGGCGTGGTCGGCCTCGACTTCCGCGGCCACGGCGGGTCCGGCGGGCACTCCACCGTCGGCGACCGCGAGGTCCTCGACATCGAGGCCGCCGTCGGCGCGGCCCGCCGCCGCGGCTACGAGCGCGTCGCCGTCGCGGGCTTCTCCATGGGCGGCGCCGTCGCCGTCCGGCACGCGGCCCTGCACGGCGGTGTCGACGCCGTCGTCTCGGTCAGCGCGCCCGCGCGCTGGTACTACAGCGGGACCGTCCCGATGCGCCGCGTCCACTGGGCCATCGAGCGCCGCAGCGGCCGGTTCGCCGTCCGGGTCGCCCGCGGCACCCGCATCGCGCCCCGGGGCTGGGACCCCGTCCCGAAGGCCCCGCACGAGGTCGCCGGACGCATCGCGCCCGTCCCGTTCCTCGTCGTGCACGGCGACGCGGACGCGTTCTTCCCCCTGGAGCACGCGCACCAGCTCTACGGGGCCGCCCGCGACCCGCGCGAACTGTGGGTCGAGCCGTCCTTCGGCCACGCCGAGGCCGCCGCCAACCCGGACCTGATCACGCGCATCGGCCGGTGGACCGTCGGCGCCGTGGCCGCCCGCCCCGAGACCGCGCGCTGA
- a CDS encoding MmcQ/YjbR family DNA-binding protein, protein MDTFERLREICLALPEAAEKPFGGHTSPSFRVRDKLFAMTSEDGLSLMFKGGPGVQEALISEDPERFYRPPYVGGKGWVGTRLDVDQDWDELAELIEDSYRLIAPKRLSALLDHR, encoded by the coding sequence ATGGACACGTTCGAGCGTCTGCGGGAGATCTGCCTGGCGCTGCCGGAGGCGGCCGAGAAACCCTTCGGCGGTCACACCTCGCCCTCCTTCCGTGTCCGTGACAAGCTCTTCGCGATGACGAGCGAGGACGGTCTCTCGCTGATGTTCAAGGGAGGGCCCGGCGTCCAGGAAGCCCTCATCTCCGAGGACCCCGAGCGCTTCTACCGGCCCCCGTACGTGGGCGGCAAGGGATGGGTGGGCACGCGCCTCGACGTCGACCAGGACTGGGACGAACTGGCCGAGCTGATCGAGGACAGCTACCGCCTCATCGCCCCGAAACGCCTCTCGGCCCTCCTCGACCACCGCTGA